A stretch of the Candidatus Methylopumilus planktonicus genome encodes the following:
- the gloB gene encoding hydroxyacylglutathione hydrolase, with translation MTGYKENQLIHIDPIEAFQDNYIWLIHNDQNSIIVDPGDAGPVISALERKNLNLVAILITHHHADHIGGVMALQEKYPHIKIFAPQKDKYDFVNISLKNGDEINIPELQINYKIIEIPGHTRGHIAYYDKKNLFCGDTLFACGCGKIFDGTHEQMYNSLKKISALPKDTKIYCAHEYTKKNITFALSLDPDDTNLKLRKALVSNMKNTIPSSLEEELKTNPFLKCTSLEAFKRLRDLKDQY, from the coding sequence ATGACAGGCTACAAAGAAAATCAATTAATTCACATCGATCCCATTGAAGCCTTTCAAGATAATTATATTTGGTTAATTCATAACGATCAAAATAGTATAATCGTTGACCCAGGCGACGCTGGTCCAGTCATAAGTGCTCTAGAGAGAAAAAATCTTAATCTAGTCGCCATCTTAATCACCCACCATCATGCCGATCATATTGGCGGGGTTATGGCGCTTCAAGAAAAATACCCACATATTAAGATCTTTGCGCCACAAAAAGATAAATACGATTTTGTCAATATAAGCCTTAAAAATGGGGACGAAATTAATATTCCAGAACTTCAAATAAACTATAAAATAATTGAAATTCCCGGACATACCCGAGGGCATATCGCCTATTACGATAAGAAAAACCTTTTCTGCGGCGATACGCTTTTTGCCTGTGGTTGCGGCAAAATATTTGATGGAACCCATGAGCAAATGTATAACTCGTTAAAAAAAATTAGCGCCCTACCTAAGGATACAAAAATCTATTGTGCGCACGAATATACTAAAAAAAATATTACATTTGCCTTGTCACTTGATCCAGATGATACAAATCTAAAATTAAGAAAAGCACTTGTATCCAACATGAAAAATACTATTCCATCCTCACTCGAGGAAGAATTAAAAACCAACCCTTTTTTAAAATGTACTTCACTAGAAGCATTTAAGCGTCTTAGAGATCTTAAAGATCAGTATTAA
- a CDS encoding class I SAM-dependent methyltransferase: MPKISPQEWFKSPLGQYLLALEYDYINPVVMDTFGFYAIQMGNFDIDFLDQSRIQNKFSLNSNHPDLMTSNEALPFDEASVDLLIAPHILEQMIEPYELLKEIHRVLMPEGRLIITGFNPVSLWGIKRLLSFDIDYPWNTKFISLSKIKEWLPIVGLEMIEGKMGCYVPPIQQESWLRKIHAMEKLGDRWWPMLGGFYSLVIQKRVHGMNAIQPLWKKKLIKTPVYSAQRSRTFRLKP; the protein is encoded by the coding sequence ATGCCTAAAATTTCACCACAAGAATGGTTTAAAAGCCCCTTAGGCCAATATTTACTTGCGTTAGAATATGATTATATAAATCCTGTTGTTATGGATACGTTTGGATTCTATGCCATTCAAATGGGTAACTTCGATATTGATTTTTTAGATCAGTCACGTATTCAAAATAAGTTTTCATTAAACTCAAATCATCCTGATTTAATGACCTCAAACGAAGCGCTACCTTTTGATGAAGCCTCGGTAGATTTACTTATCGCTCCACATATATTAGAACAAATGATCGAGCCTTACGAATTACTTAAAGAGATTCACCGGGTTCTTATGCCTGAAGGTCGTCTCATCATCACTGGATTTAATCCAGTAAGCTTATGGGGGATAAAAAGACTTTTAAGCTTTGATATTGATTACCCTTGGAATACAAAATTTATATCACTTAGTAAAATTAAAGAATGGCTTCCTATCGTGGGATTAGAAATGATTGAAGGAAAAATGGGATGTTATGTCCCCCCCATTCAGCAAGAATCGTGGTTAAGAAAAATACATGCTATGGAGAAACTAGGAGATCGATGGTGGCCTATGTTAGGAGGTTTTTATTCTCTTGTGATACAAAAGAGGGTGCATGGTATGAATGCGATCCAACCTTTATGGAAAAAGAAATTGATTAAAACCCCGGTATATTCAGCACAGAGATCTAGAACTTTTAGGCTAAAACCATGA
- a CDS encoding RluA family pseudouridine synthase has translation MAQNTNLKNLFSDEKATFVLVDEASETQKIDNFLLKILKNVPKSHVYKILRSGEVRVNKKRVDTTYRLMIGDQVRIPPIAIEVERTPHVIEPKQQQTDWLDTNIIYEDDALLAINKPSGYAVHGGSGLNFGVIELIRHVRPKAKFLELVHRIDRETSGILLIAKKRSALVNMHDMMRHNRIEKKYTMMVEGEWTESKKTVELMLKKTFTQGGERRVNVTEDEDDDSQNQMSKTIFYLKKSLGPYTLLEAKLITGRTHQLRVQLAHLGFPILGDDKYGDFSLNKALQKKGLKRMFLHAFSMKMKHPLTEEPLELRAPLPLELDAFLSQQAS, from the coding sequence ATGGCTCAAAATACAAACCTTAAAAATCTTTTTTCTGATGAAAAAGCTACATTTGTCCTTGTGGATGAAGCAAGCGAGACACAAAAAATCGATAATTTTCTCTTAAAAATTTTAAAAAATGTGCCTAAAAGCCATGTTTATAAAATTCTTAGAAGTGGTGAGGTGAGGGTGAATAAAAAGCGAGTCGACACTACTTATCGTCTGATGATCGGGGATCAAGTAAGAATCCCTCCTATTGCCATAGAGGTTGAGAGAACGCCGCACGTTATTGAACCCAAACAGCAACAAACCGACTGGTTAGACACTAATATTATTTACGAAGATGATGCGTTATTGGCGATTAATAAACCAAGCGGCTATGCTGTCCACGGGGGTAGTGGACTTAACTTTGGTGTCATAGAACTGATTCGACATGTAAGACCTAAAGCCAAATTTTTAGAGCTCGTTCATCGTATTGATAGGGAAACCTCCGGCATTTTATTGATTGCCAAAAAGCGTTCAGCACTTGTTAATATGCACGATATGATGCGACATAATCGTATTGAAAAAAAATACACCATGATGGTTGAAGGTGAGTGGACTGAATCCAAGAAAACAGTCGAACTTATGCTCAAAAAAACCTTCACACAAGGAGGCGAGAGACGGGTCAACGTGACTGAGGATGAAGATGATGATAGCCAAAATCAAATGAGCAAAACGATCTTTTACTTAAAAAAATCTTTAGGGCCTTACACCCTCCTTGAAGCTAAACTTATTACCGGAAGAACCCATCAGCTTAGAGTTCAGCTCGCCCACCTAGGATTCCCTATTTTAGGTGACGACAAATATGGAGATTTTTCCTTAAACAAGGCGCTCCAAAAAAAGGGCTTAAAACGGATGTTTCTTCATGCATTCTCTATGAAAATGAAACACCCTTTAACTGAGGAGCCTTTGGAGTTACGAGCCCCTTTGCCCCTGGAGCTTGATGCATTTTTAAGTCAGCAAGCCTCATGA
- the queD gene encoding 6-carboxytetrahydropterin synthase QueD, whose product MDITTRLEFDAGHRIPNHKSNCKNLHGHRYAIEVTVTGPIHDDRKSSDFGMVIDFSDVKQIIKDLVVEPWDHAFIVYHDDKDIVNFLNTLPNHKTVIFPVVPTAENMASEAHRILNSEFNKRFNGQLKIKQIRMYETPNSWADAV is encoded by the coding sequence ATGGACATTACAACCCGCCTAGAATTTGATGCAGGGCATCGCATACCGAATCATAAAAGTAACTGTAAAAATTTACATGGTCACCGTTATGCAATTGAGGTCACGGTAACGGGCCCCATTCATGACGACAGAAAAAGTTCAGATTTTGGGATGGTGATTGATTTCTCTGATGTAAAGCAAATCATTAAGGATTTAGTCGTAGAGCCTTGGGATCATGCATTTATTGTTTATCATGACGATAAAGATATTGTGAATTTTTTAAATACACTACCAAATCATAAAACTGTCATATTTCCAGTTGTACCAACAGCAGAAAATATGGCATCAGAAGCTCACCGAATTTTAAATAGTGAATTTAATAAACGCTTTAATGGCCAACTTAAAATAAAACAAATTCGCATGTATGAAACACCCAACAGCTGGGCTGACGCTGTATAA
- a CDS encoding Rne/Rng family ribonuclease, which translates to MKRMLFNATQSEELRVAIVDGQKLIDLDIERGSRALKKSNIYKGIVTRVEPSLEAAFVNYGAERHGFLPFKEISPQYFKDSTQNLPRIQDVIEEGQEIIVQVTKEERGNKGAALSSYLSLAGRYIVLMPNNPDGGGVSRRVEGEERKEFRDHISNLDITEGMSVIGRTAGVGSSLEELQWDLNYLKQLWTAIEEASQGQSGAFLIYQEGNLVIRAIRDYFHPEIGEILIDAQEIYDQATQFMNHVMPNYVDRVKLYEDEVSLFSRFQIEHQIESAFSREVRLPSGGAIVIDHTEALVSIDVNSSRATKGSDIEHTAFNTNIEAAEEVAKQLRLRDLGGLIVIDFIDMESQKNQREVENRFRDALHHDRARVQTGKISRFGLLELSRQRLRPSIGESSNSLCTKCNGTGSIRDIQSSALHILRMIQEEAMKEHNATISAQLPIEVATFLLNEKRSDIYSLEQRLKVEIILIPNKHLESPNYSISSAKQEDIANQSKPSYQMMESLNEGNQVLNYKQASSEPKQEPLVKGIVPDTPAPTGSGKPNKTLFGFFKNLIAGDDENTQNSSEEKIEVSETTENNRPRPQNNNRGRNNRNQKFKQQHNNKKPQGEAKPSETDLTLPSEKTSPPETRPNQDNNRRGRNNHNSRGRFNKDRGTRSNQGPNDFEKKALASQDAPTLNKSAPEARVPQVTKSEPKPIEASKKPTPPKPRKRVEEKPVDLKAVGLELVETKAKSKPKAKKEVEEKPKKVAPKKTAAWQKKEKAKDEPIVMVETKATKKKPAK; encoded by the coding sequence ATGAAACGTATGCTTTTTAATGCAACCCAATCAGAAGAATTACGAGTTGCGATTGTAGATGGTCAAAAATTAATAGATCTAGATATTGAACGCGGAAGTCGCGCTTTAAAGAAAAGTAATATCTATAAAGGCATTGTGACTCGAGTGGAACCTTCGCTTGAAGCTGCTTTTGTAAACTACGGTGCAGAGCGTCATGGCTTTCTTCCTTTCAAAGAAATTTCACCGCAATACTTTAAAGACTCAACTCAAAATCTCCCTCGCATTCAAGACGTCATTGAAGAAGGTCAAGAAATCATTGTCCAAGTTACAAAAGAAGAACGTGGCAACAAAGGTGCCGCGCTTTCAAGCTACCTTTCTCTTGCAGGACGATATATCGTATTAATGCCCAATAATCCCGATGGCGGAGGTGTTTCAAGACGTGTTGAAGGTGAAGAGCGCAAAGAATTCCGCGATCATATTTCAAACTTAGATATCACAGAAGGTATGAGTGTTATTGGTCGAACTGCGGGTGTGGGTTCCTCTCTTGAAGAGCTGCAGTGGGATTTAAATTATTTAAAACAACTGTGGACAGCGATTGAAGAAGCATCTCAAGGCCAATCAGGCGCATTCCTCATTTATCAAGAAGGCAATCTTGTTATTCGTGCCATCAGAGACTACTTTCATCCTGAGATAGGTGAAATTCTCATTGATGCTCAAGAGATTTATGATCAAGCGACACAATTTATGAATCATGTGATGCCAAATTATGTAGATCGCGTAAAACTCTATGAAGATGAAGTTTCTTTATTTTCTCGCTTCCAAATTGAACATCAAATTGAATCTGCTTTTTCAAGAGAAGTGAGATTACCTTCTGGTGGCGCTATTGTGATTGACCATACAGAAGCTCTTGTTTCTATAGATGTGAACTCATCAAGAGCCACTAAAGGAAGCGATATTGAACACACGGCATTTAATACAAATATTGAAGCTGCTGAAGAAGTAGCTAAACAGTTAAGACTTCGCGACTTAGGCGGCCTAATTGTCATTGACTTCATTGATATGGAAAGCCAAAAAAATCAACGCGAAGTAGAAAACCGATTTAGAGATGCACTTCATCACGATCGCGCACGAGTCCAAACTGGAAAAATTTCACGCTTTGGATTACTCGAGCTTTCTCGTCAGCGACTTCGTCCAAGTATCGGCGAATCAAGCAATAGTTTATGTACTAAATGTAATGGTACTGGCTCAATTAGAGATATTCAATCATCGGCATTACATATTCTTCGTATGATTCAAGAAGAAGCCATGAAAGAACATAATGCAACTATTTCAGCTCAATTGCCTATTGAAGTTGCTACATTCCTTCTAAATGAAAAGCGCTCAGATATATACAGTCTCGAACAGCGCTTAAAAGTTGAAATTATTTTAATCCCTAATAAGCATCTTGAGTCCCCAAATTATTCAATCTCAAGTGCTAAACAAGAAGATATTGCTAATCAATCTAAGCCTAGTTACCAAATGATGGAGTCTCTTAATGAAGGTAACCAAGTTTTAAATTATAAACAAGCCTCTAGTGAACCAAAACAAGAGCCTTTAGTAAAAGGCATCGTTCCTGATACCCCTGCTCCAACAGGATCGGGAAAACCAAATAAAACATTATTTGGATTCTTTAAAAATCTTATTGCTGGTGATGATGAAAATACTCAAAATTCTAGTGAAGAAAAAATAGAAGTTTCAGAAACGACAGAAAATAATCGTCCACGTCCGCAAAATAATAATCGAGGACGTAATAATCGCAATCAAAAATTTAAACAGCAGCATAATAATAAAAAACCTCAAGGAGAGGCAAAACCTTCTGAAACAGATTTAACGCTTCCTTCAGAAAAAACATCTCCTCCTGAAACACGACCTAATCAAGATAACAATAGACGTGGACGAAACAATCACAATAGTCGCGGTCGTTTTAACAAAGATCGCGGAACAAGATCGAATCAAGGTCCAAATGATTTTGAGAAAAAAGCTTTAGCATCTCAAGATGCGCCAACTTTAAATAAATCTGCTCCTGAAGCAAGGGTCCCTCAGGTCACAAAATCAGAGCCTAAGCCAATTGAAGCATCCAAAAAACCTACTCCTCCCAAACCTAGAAAAAGAGTAGAAGAAAAACCAGTTGATCTAAAAGCAGTCGGTCTTGAGCTTGTTGAGACAAAAGCTAAATCGAAACCTAAGGCTAAAAAAGAAGTCGAAGAAAAACCGAAAAAAGTAGCGCCAAAGAAAACAGCTGCTTGGCAAAAGAAAGAAAAAGCCAAAGATGAACCTATCGTAATGGTTGAAACAAAGGCTACAAAGAAAAAACCTGCTAAATAG
- the crcB gene encoding fluoride efflux transporter CrcB, with protein sequence MKNFLYIGFAAAIGGWSRWGIGILLNSLHPIFPIGTLTINLVGGFLMGVSMGAFEFFSDLSPDLKLIINIGFLGSLTTFSAFTAEIFQLLQKNELVSSLTLIALHVVGSILMAYLGWLTIGFIKQSI encoded by the coding sequence TTGAAAAATTTTTTATATATAGGCTTTGCTGCGGCTATTGGCGGATGGAGTCGTTGGGGTATAGGTATATTATTAAATTCACTTCATCCGATATTTCCGATAGGAACATTAACAATCAATCTTGTGGGTGGCTTTTTAATGGGTGTATCGATGGGAGCTTTTGAATTTTTTAGTGACCTTAGCCCAGACTTGAAACTTATTATTAATATAGGTTTTTTAGGAAGCCTTACTACATTCTCTGCATTTACTGCTGAGATCTTTCAGTTGTTGCAAAAGAATGAGCTCGTCTCCTCGCTCACCCTTATTGCGCTTCATGTCGTAGGATCGATATTAATGGCTTACCTTGGTTGGTTGACAATAGGCTTTATTAAACAGTCTATTTAG
- a CDS encoding M48 family metallopeptidase: protein MDEILRNAFIAVLTLSTGIHLWLAIRHINFISDHKNKVPDAFKKNITLKDHQKAAHYAIAKSELGSKDTIVQASFLILLTLGGLISGISHLFDSISSPLLKDIALILSVMFLSSLIDLPFSYYKTFKIDEAFGFNRMTKKLFFSDLYKQMILVLCLGLPILFVALWMLQNAGAYWWFYLWAVWSLFNLLILAIYPTWIAPFFNKFLPLKDKTLKTKIIALLKKCGFKSQGLFVMDGSARSNHGNAYFTGFGKNKRIVFFDTLLERLNHNEIEAVLAHELGHFHHNHVKKRIVMMLLVSFIGLAILGYLKDQLWFYNALGIAEPTNGSALLLFMLVGPTFIFFIRPIMAFYSRQNEFEADRYAKTHSSAKYLKESLVKLYRDNASTLTPDPLYSAFYDSHPPALQRIARL, encoded by the coding sequence ATGGACGAAATACTACGCAACGCCTTTATTGCTGTTCTCACCTTAAGTACAGGCATTCACCTATGGCTTGCGATAAGACACATTAATTTTATATCTGATCATAAAAATAAAGTGCCTGATGCCTTTAAAAAAAATATCACTCTTAAAGATCATCAAAAAGCTGCGCATTATGCAATCGCAAAAAGCGAATTAGGCTCAAAAGATACAATCGTTCAAGCTTCCTTTCTTATTCTCCTTACTTTGGGCGGATTGATTAGTGGAATCTCTCATCTTTTTGATTCAATTTCATCTCCGCTCTTAAAAGATATTGCATTAATCTTAAGCGTTATGTTTTTAAGTAGCCTCATTGATCTACCTTTTAGTTATTACAAAACATTTAAGATTGATGAAGCGTTTGGTTTTAATCGCATGACAAAGAAACTATTTTTTTCAGATCTATATAAACAGATGATTTTAGTTTTATGTCTTGGTCTACCTATTCTATTTGTTGCATTGTGGATGCTACAAAATGCTGGGGCATATTGGTGGTTTTATCTATGGGCAGTTTGGAGTTTATTTAATCTTTTAATTCTTGCAATTTACCCTACTTGGATTGCTCCTTTTTTTAATAAATTCTTACCTTTAAAAGATAAAACTTTAAAAACTAAGATTATTGCGCTCTTAAAAAAATGTGGTTTTAAATCTCAAGGATTATTCGTAATGGATGGTTCTGCAAGAAGCAACCATGGCAATGCTTACTTCACAGGCTTTGGTAAAAATAAACGTATTGTATTTTTTGATACGCTTTTAGAGCGTCTTAATCATAACGAAATCGAAGCTGTCCTAGCTCATGAGCTAGGCCATTTCCATCATAATCATGTTAAAAAAAGAATTGTCATGATGCTCCTCGTAAGTTTTATTGGCCTTGCTATTTTGGGATATTTAAAAGATCAATTATGGTTTTATAATGCGTTAGGTATTGCCGAACCTACAAATGGCAGCGCCTTACTTCTTTTTATGTTGGTTGGCCCTACTTTCATTTTTTTCATAAGACCCATCATGGCATTCTATTCAAGACAAAATGAGTTTGAAGCTGATCGTTATGCTAAAACACACTCAAGTGCCAAGTATCTTAAAGAGTCACTCGTTAAACTATATCGAGATAATGCATCAACTTTGACGCCTGATCCTTTATATTCAGCATTTTATGATTCTCACCCTCCTGCGTTACAGCGTATCGCAAGACTTTAA
- the orn gene encoding oligoribonuclease: MEIMMSSSDDNLIWLDMEMSGLNTETDKVLEIATVVTDPHLNIIAEGPVIVIHQSDEVLNGMDTWNQSTHLKSGLIERVKQSSFDEAHASEATIEFLKKHIAPSKSPMCGNSICQDRRFMAKHMPNLESYFHYRNLDVSVFKELSRRWRPSLYQGFKKTSKHEALSDIYDSIDELKYYREHFLKLS; encoded by the coding sequence ATGGAAATCATGATGAGTTCTTCGGACGATAATTTAATTTGGCTTGATATGGAAATGAGTGGCCTTAATACTGAGACCGATAAGGTGCTTGAGATAGCAACTGTAGTCACTGATCCTCATTTAAATATCATTGCAGAAGGCCCAGTTATTGTTATTCATCAGTCAGATGAGGTATTGAATGGTATGGATACATGGAATCAATCTACCCACTTAAAATCAGGATTGATTGAAAGGGTTAAGCAATCATCTTTTGATGAGGCCCACGCCTCAGAAGCGACCATTGAGTTTTTAAAAAAACATATTGCACCAAGTAAATCACCGATGTGCGGCAATTCAATCTGCCAAGATCGACGTTTTATGGCAAAACATATGCCTAATTTAGAAAGTTATTTTCATTACAGAAATCTAGACGTCAGTGTTTTTAAAGAACTTTCTCGTCGATGGAGACCTTCACTCTACCAAGGTTTTAAAAAAACAAGCAAACATGAAGCCTTGTCAGATATATATGATTCAATCGACGAATTGAAATATTATCGCGAGCATTTCTTAAAATTATCTTGA
- a CDS encoding HAD family hydrolase, whose amino-acid sequence MKSPRFDLVILDWDGTVADSTGIIVDAVISAAEGAGVIAPPRALILKTLGLGLNQLLLKLFPHLSTELLEKVAEGYRSHYHANEGNSYLFDGVKEGIGQLYQHKCKLAVATGKSRKGLKFALQDTELNKYFVSTKTVDECFSKPHPHMVEAILEETKIPADRAVIVGDTHYDLEMGRNARIQSIAVTYGAQPKDVLLTYEPLACLDSFTEVVDFLLP is encoded by the coding sequence ATGAAATCACCTCGCTTTGATTTAGTTATTTTGGACTGGGATGGCACGGTTGCAGATTCGACAGGCATCATTGTAGATGCAGTTATATCAGCAGCTGAAGGTGCGGGTGTGATAGCGCCACCTAGAGCATTAATTTTAAAAACTTTAGGATTGGGTTTAAATCAATTATTACTTAAACTGTTCCCTCATTTATCTACCGAATTATTAGAGAAAGTAGCCGAAGGTTACCGCTCGCATTATCATGCAAATGAGGGTAATTCATATCTTTTTGATGGCGTGAAAGAGGGAATCGGTCAACTTTATCAGCATAAATGTAAGCTTGCAGTAGCCACCGGAAAAAGTAGAAAAGGGTTGAAGTTTGCGTTGCAAGATACTGAATTAAATAAATATTTTGTATCTACTAAAACAGTAGATGAGTGCTTTTCAAAACCTCACCCTCATATGGTAGAGGCTATTTTGGAGGAAACTAAGATTCCAGCTGATCGCGCCGTGATTGTAGGAGATACTCACTACGATCTTGAGATGGGAAGGAACGCCCGTATTCAAAGTATCGCGGTGACCTATGGAGCCCAACCTAAAGATGTGTTGCTCACTTATGAGCCTTTGGCATGCCTTGATTCTTTTACAGAGGTTGTCGATTTCTTGTTACCATGA
- the rnhA gene encoding ribonuclease HI: MKSTITIYTDGACRGNPGDGGWGALLISGANKKSICGGEKNTTNNRMELLAVIKALEIIKQTSEIKIYTDSTYVQKGITEWIHSWKRNHWKNSSKKIIKNVDLWQRLDELASGHTIEWFWVKGHSGDDGNEKADQLANQGVDNLLKGL; the protein is encoded by the coding sequence ATGAAGTCTACAATCACTATTTATACTGACGGGGCATGCAGAGGCAACCCAGGTGATGGTGGATGGGGGGCTTTATTAATATCAGGAGCTAATAAGAAATCTATTTGTGGTGGTGAAAAAAATACTACAAATAATCGTATGGAATTATTGGCTGTAATTAAAGCACTTGAAATCATCAAACAGACATCAGAAATTAAAATATATACCGATTCAACTTATGTGCAAAAAGGTATTACCGAGTGGATTCATTCATGGAAACGTAATCACTGGAAAAATAGCAGTAAGAAAATTATTAAGAATGTAGACTTATGGCAAAGACTCGATGAGCTAGCTTCTGGTCACACTATTGAGTGGTTTTGGGTCAAGGGCCATTCCGGAGATGATGGCAATGAGAAAGCTGATCAACTTGCAAATCAAGGTGTTGATAACTTATTAAAGGGACTGTAG
- the dnaQ gene encoding DNA polymerase III subunit epsilon: protein MRHIFLDTETTGLYANQGHRIIEIAAVEIVNRRPTSNSFHFYLNPDREIDPAAQEVHGITLDFLQDKPKFTEIASDFIEFIKDTTLIIHNAPFDVGFINMELGLIERPPIEGVVDNIIDTLKMAKDMRPGQRNSLDALCRFYNIDNSQRSLHGALLDAQLLAEVYLAMTRGQEDLMIDFQYSGSDIAGEKNTHRPANLFVVKANDEELKSHEAYLNKMKGEKKLIW, encoded by the coding sequence GTGAGACATATTTTTTTAGACACAGAAACAACTGGCTTATATGCGAATCAAGGCCATCGAATTATTGAGATTGCTGCGGTTGAAATTGTAAACCGCCGCCCTACAAGTAACTCTTTTCATTTCTATTTAAATCCAGATAGGGAAATAGACCCTGCAGCGCAAGAGGTTCATGGCATTACGCTAGATTTCTTGCAAGATAAGCCAAAATTTACAGAAATTGCTTCTGATTTTATTGAGTTCATAAAAGACACAACCCTGATTATTCATAATGCACCATTTGATGTAGGTTTTATTAATATGGAGCTAGGGTTGATTGAAAGACCGCCTATTGAAGGTGTGGTTGATAATATTATTGATACATTAAAAATGGCAAAGGACATGAGGCCAGGGCAGCGGAATAGCTTAGATGCTTTATGTCGTTTTTATAATATAGATAATTCGCAAAGAAGTCTTCATGGCGCCTTACTAGATGCTCAACTTTTAGCTGAAGTTTACCTTGCTATGACCCGTGGACAAGAAGACTTAATGATTGATTTTCAATATAGCGGATCAGATATTGCAGGAGAAAAAAATACTCATCGGCCAGCTAATCTCTTCGTCGTTAAAGCAAACGACGAAGAACTTAAAAGTCATGAAGCTTACTTAAATAAAATGAAGGGCGAAAAAAAGCTTATTTGGTAA